A window of the Hordeum vulgare subsp. vulgare chromosome 5H, MorexV3_pseudomolecules_assembly, whole genome shotgun sequence genome harbors these coding sequences:
- the LOC123398339 gene encoding late embryogenesis abundant protein D-34-like produces the protein MSQGQPRRPEGGDAMQADRPIKYGDVFDVSGDLAAQPVAPRDAAMLQSAENEVLGLGQTQKGGPAAVMQSAATINARAGHVGRGQLTGPVADAGVTVTEADLPGRRVVTESVAGQVVGRFVAPPPVAATEPSGALGQDAVTIGRALEAVAAAGAGAKPVDQSDSAAVQAAEMRATGSNLTVPGGVAAAVQAAADQNERAAREEDKVKLRDVLSDARSKLPADKGATREDAERVVSAEMRNRLDLTTTPGGVAEAVTTAARLNQERP, from the exons ATGAGCCAGGGCCAGCCTCGGAGGCCCGAGGGCGGGGATGCCATGCAGGCCGACCGGCCAATCAAGTACGGCGACGTGTTCGACGTGTCCGGCGACCTGGCGGCGCAGCCCGTGGCGCCCAGGGACGCGGCGATGCTGCAGTCCGCCGAGAACGAGGTGCTGGGGCTCGGGCAGACGCAGAAGGGCGGGCCCGCGGCCGTCATGCAGTCGGCCGCCACGATCAATGCGCGCGCCGGCCACGTCGGCCGCGGCCAGCTCACGGGCCCCGTCGCCGACGCGGGCGTCACCGTCACCGAGGCCGACCTCCCTGGCCGCCGCGTCGTCACCGAGTCCGTCGCCGGGCAGGTCGTGGGCCGGTTCGTCGCGCCCCCGCCGGTGGCGGCCACCGAGCCGTCGGGCGCGCTGGGCCAGGACGCCGTGACCATCGGGCGCGCTCTGGAGGCCGTGGCGGCGGCGGGCGCGGGGGCGAAGCCGGTGGACCAGAGCGACTCGGCGGCCGTCCAGGCGGCCGAGATGCGCGCCACGGGGTCCAACCTCACCGTCCCGGGGGGCGTCGCCGCGGCGGTGCAGGCGGCCGCGGACCAGAACGAGCGCGCCGCGCGCGAGGAGGACAAGGTCAAGCTCCGGGACGTCCTCTCG GACGCGAGGAGCAAGCTGCCGGCGGACAAGGGGGCGACGAGGGAGGACGCGGAGAGGGTCGTGTCGGCGGAGATGCGGAACAGGCTGGACCTGACGACCACGCCGGGCGGCGTGGCGGAGGCGGTGACCACGGCGGCGCGGCTCAACCAGGAGCGCCCGTAG